GCGCGTCGGGCCGGTGCGGGGTCGCGTCATGTGGGGTCTCCGTCGGGGGTCGGGGGGTTCGGGTGCGGTGGTCGGGAGGTCCGGGGGAGGGGGACGACGCGCCCCTCCGCGGCGGCCCCGCCCCCACGGGGTCGGGGGCGTCAGTCCGGGTCAGGGGCGTTCGCGGCCGAGGATCCAGTACGTCACCCAGCGGACGTCGGCCCCCGCGAGCCCCCACGTGTCGACGAGCACCCGGCGGACGTCCTTGCACAGGCCCTGTTCGCCGCACACCCAGGCGTACCCCGCGCCGGTCGCGGGGTGGCCGGCGGCGGCCCAGCCGGAGAGCAGCGTCGTCACCTCCCGGGCCTGCTCCGTGACCGTCGCCCCGGTGACGGTGGCGAGGGTGCCCACGGACCCCTCCCACTCGTCGCGGAGGCCCGGCTCGAGGTCGGCGGGGCCGGAGGCGAGGACGACGACGTGCAGGTCGGCGAGTTCCGCGGGGTGGTGGTCGCGGGTGAACTCGAGGATCGAGCGGAGGGCCGGGACGGCGGTCGGGTCGGCGACGAGGAGCTGGCGGGTGGAGGCCCGGCACCAGATGCCGCCGGCCGGGCTCACCGCGCACCGCCGGCCGGGGCGGGCCCGGAGCGCCCAGCGGGAGCCGGGGCCGGAGTCGCCGTGGACGAGGACGTCGACGTCGATCTCGCCGGTGGGGGAGCCGTCCGGGGCGACGGTGTCCCGGCGGAGGTTCCGCACGCTGTACCAGCGCAGGAGGGGGCGGTCGGGGGCGGGCAGGGCGTTCACCGCGGCGCGGAGGTTCGTGCCGGTCGGGTCGACGGGCGGGACCGCGCGGCCCGGCTCCGGCATGAGCAGGCCGAGGTACTCGTCCGGGCCGGTGAGGACGAGGTCGCGGAACGCCGGGGAGGACAGGGTGAGGCGGCGGATCGACGCGGCGGGCGAGGTCACCGCCGTGACCGTGGCGGGGAGGACCGGGGTGTCCGCGCGGCCGGGTTCCGTCGGGAGGGAGAGGTCGCGGACGGCGGTGGCGGGGGTCGTGGTCACGGGGTCCTCCCGGGGCCGGCGTGGGCGTGGCCCGGGGTGGCGGTGGCGGCGTGGTCCGGGGTGCTGGCGGCGGTGGCGGCGTGGCCCGGGGCGTCCGCGCGGCCCCGGGGCGCGCACGGGACGATGAGGGGCCCGCCGGTCACCGGGTCGTCGACGACGACGGCGTCGAGGTCGAACACGTCCTTGAGCAGCTCGGCGGTGATGATGTCCCCCGGGGCACCGGTGGCGACGACCGCCCCGTCGCGCATGACGATGAGGTGGTCCGAGTAGCGCACCGCGAGGTTGAGGTCGTGGAGGACCATGACGACGGTCCGGTCGAGGGCCGAGCGGAGGTCCGCGACGAGGTCGAGGATCTCGATGGAGTGGGAGAGGTCGAGGAACGTCGTCGGCTCGTCGAGGAAGAGGATGTCCGTGTGCTGGGCGAGGACCATGGAGATCCACACCCGCTGCCGTTGGCCGCCGGACAGGGACTCGACGCGTCGTTCCGCGAGGTCCGCGACATTCGTCAGCTCGAGGGCGCGGAGCACCTCCTCCTCGTCCGTCGACGACCACTGGCGGATCCACGACTGGTGCGGGTGACGCCCCCGGGCCACGAGGTCGGAGACGATGAGGCCCTCCGGGGCGACGGGCGACTGCGGGAGGACACCGATCCGGCGGGCGAGGTCCCGGCGGCGCATCGACGAGATGTCGTCGCCGCCGAGGGTGACCCGGCCGGACCGGGACGGGATGAGCCGGCACACGGCGCGGAGGAAGGTCGACTTGCCGCAGCCGTTCGGCCCGATGACGGTCGTCACGGCGCCGCCGGGGATGGTCGTCGTGAGGTCGTCGATGATGAGGCTGTCACCGTAGCCGACGGACAGCCCGTCCACGGCGATGCGGTGGTCGGGGACACGGTCGACGGGGGCCGGGTCCCCGGGGAGCGCGTGCGCGGGGGCGTGGCCGGGGGCGTGCGTGGGGAGGTGCTGGCGGTTCACGGGGAGGCTCCTGACGGTCACGTGGTGGTCCGGCGGTTGTTCCGGACGAGGAGGTGGATGAGGAAGACACCGCCGACGGCCGAGGTCAGCAGGCCGACGGGAAGCTCGACGGGCAGCAGCGACTGCGTGATGATGTCCGCGCCGATGAGCAGCACCGCCCCGGTGAGGGCCGACGCGATGAGCGGCGGTGCCGCGACCCGGGTGAGGCGGAGCGCCACCTGCGGGGCGACGAACGCGACGAAGCCGATCGGCCCGGAGGCGGCGACGGCCACCGCCGCGAGCGCGACGGACAGGCCGAGGAGCACCACCTGGGTGGCGCGGGTGTTCTGTCCGAGGGCCGTCGCCGTGTCCGGCCCGAGGAGGCTCGCGAGCAGCCGGAACGCGATCCACGCGGTGACCGGGATGCACACGACGACGAGCAGGCTGATCGGCAGGGTGCGCTGCCACGTCGACGACCCCAGGGAGCCGGTGAGCCACATCTGGGCCGTCGCGGCGTCGCGGGTGTCGGCCGTCGTCAGCAGGTAGCTGATGTACGCCTCGAGCAGGGCCGAGACGATGATGCCGAAGAGGACGAGGCGGAAGGGGTCCGCGCCCCGCCGGGCGGCGAGTAGCCAGATGACCAGCGCCGTCGCGACCGCCCCGAGCAGGGCGGCGACCGGGGTGCCGACCGACGCGAGCCAGCCGGCGAGCCCGCCGCCGCTGCCGAGGATGATGACCGTCGCCGCGGCGGCGGAGGCGCCCTTCGTGATGCCGAGGATGTCCGGGCTGGCCAGGGAGTTGCGGGTGACGGACTGGGTCAGCGCCCCGGACAGGCCGAGCGCCGCGCCGACGGCGAGCCCGGTCACCGCGCGGGGCATCCGCCAGTCGAGGACGACGAGCCGCTCGATGCGGGTGCCGTCGCCCGTGAACAGCACCCGGAGGACCTTCCACACGCTGAGCGGGTAGTCCCCGAGCCCGATCGACGCGGCGAAGAGGAACACCGCGGCGACCGCGAGGATGAGGGTCACGGCGACGGGCCACGGGCGCCACACCGTCGACACCGGCCCGAGGCGCAGGGCGGGGCGTCCCGGGACGCGGGCCTCCCGGATGTGCCGGGTGAGGAGGCCGGCCCGGGGGGAGCGGTCCGTGGGTGGGGTGGAGGTCGACGCCGTCATCAGATGGACACCACCTTCCGCCGCGAGATGAGGACGATGAAGAACGGCGCCCCGACGAACGCCAGCACGATCCCGACCTGGAGTTCCCCGGGGCGGGCGATGACGCGGCCGACGACGTCGGCGAAGAGGATGAGGACCGACCCGGCGAGGGCCGAGTACGGCAGGATCCACCGGTAGTCCGGGCCCGTCACCGCGCGCACGATGTGCGGCACGACGAGCCCGATGAAGCCCACCGGGCCGGCGGCCGCGGTCGCGGCGCCGGCGAGGAGGGAGATGAGGAGCATCCCGCCGACCCGGGCGCGGCCGGTGTCCACGCCGAGCGCGGAGGCGACGTCGTCCCCGAGGTTGAGCAGGTTGAGCTGCGGGCCCGTCGCGAGGGCGAGGACGAGGCCGACGACGATGAACGGCAGCACCCCCCAGAACACCGTGAGGTCCCGGCCTGCGACCGAGCCGACGGTCCAGAACCGCATCCGGTCGAGGTTGTTGTCGTCGGTGAGGACGAGCGAGCTGGTGACCGAGCCGAGGACGGCCGAGAGCGCCGCCCCGCCGAGGATGAGCGTCAGGGGGTTGACCTGCCCGTTCCCGATCGACGCGAGGGCGAAGACGAGGGCCGTCGCGACGACCGCGCCGCCGAACGCCCACACGGACGTCGCCACGGCGCCGGTGACGCCGAAGAGCGCGAAGGAACCGACGACGGCGAGGGCTGCGCCGGAGGACACCCCGAGGATCCCCGGGTCCGCGAGCGGGTTCCGGGTGTGGCCCTGGATGAGCGCGCCGGCGACGCCGAGCGCCGCGCCGACGACGAGCGCGATGAGCGTCCGGGGGACGCGGAGTTCGGCGATGACCCGCAGGTCCGGGTCGGCGGAGGCGGGGTCGGCCATCGCGGCGCGGATCGAGCCGAGGCTGTCGAGGACGGTGCCGAGGGGGATCTCGCGCGCGCCGAGGGCGATGCTGAGAACGAGGCCGACGAGGAGGAGGCCGACGAGGACGACGAGGCCGGTCAGCCGCCGGACGCGGAGGGAGGTCGACGCGCGCCGGCGGGGGGCCGGGGAGTCCCGCCGCCGGGTCTCCGGGGGGTCGGTGAGCTGCATGTGGGTCGCTTCTCCGGGTCGTGGGCGTGGGCGTCGGGCGGGGCCGGGCGGCCGGTCGGACGCGGGTCGGGGCCCGTGGCCGGCGACTCCCGGGGGGCTGGGGCCAGCTGGATAGCCTTACCTCACGTGTGAGGCACGGGTTCACCATACTCTGTGTTTCTGATGCTGCATATCCCCGGGGAGGGGGCGAGGGGAGGAGTGAGGGGAGGGGCGGGAGCCCGCCGGTGGGCGGGCGGCGACCGTGCGGGACGGGGCGGCGCGCGGGGAGGTGGGCGTCGCCACCGGGGCCGGGCCGCGGGGAGGTGGGCGTCGTCCCTGGACCCGGTGGGTCGGGGATTTGTCCGGCTTTCCGGGGGCGTGGCATACTGTGCAGGTTGTCTCGCGGGGGGACCGCCGACCGGCCGTACCGTCATGACGGTGCACCGGTCCGCGGACCTGCGGGGCATGGACCAGGTGCGTGAGGGTCGGAAATCCCGCGCACGTGTACCTACTAGGTCTACGAGGAGACTCAAGTGATTCAGCAGGAATCGCGTCTGCGAGTTGCCGACAACACCGGTGCCAGGGAAATCCTGGTCATCCGCGTGCTCGGCGGCT
The sequence above is drawn from the Corynebacterium bovis DSM 20582 = CIP 54.80 genome and encodes:
- a CDS encoding FecCD family ABC transporter permease; this encodes MTASTSTPPTDRSPRAGLLTRHIREARVPGRPALRLGPVSTVWRPWPVAVTLILAVAAVFLFAASIGLGDYPLSVWKVLRVLFTGDGTRIERLVVLDWRMPRAVTGLAVGAALGLSGALTQSVTRNSLASPDILGITKGASAAAATVIILGSGGGLAGWLASVGTPVAALLGAVATALVIWLLAARRGADPFRLVLFGIIVSALLEAYISYLLTTADTRDAATAQMWLTGSLGSSTWQRTLPISLLVVVCIPVTAWIAFRLLASLLGPDTATALGQNTRATQVVLLGLSVALAAVAVAASGPIGFVAFVAPQVALRLTRVAAPPLIASALTGAVLLIGADIITQSLLPVELPVGLLTSAVGGVFLIHLLVRNNRRTTT
- a CDS encoding FecCD family ABC transporter permease, coding for MQLTDPPETRRRDSPAPRRRASTSLRVRRLTGLVVLVGLLLVGLVLSIALGAREIPLGTVLDSLGSIRAAMADPASADPDLRVIAELRVPRTLIALVVGAALGVAGALIQGHTRNPLADPGILGVSSGAALAVVGSFALFGVTGAVATSVWAFGGAVVATALVFALASIGNGQVNPLTLILGGAALSAVLGSVTSSLVLTDDNNLDRMRFWTVGSVAGRDLTVFWGVLPFIVVGLVLALATGPQLNLLNLGDDVASALGVDTGRARVGGMLLISLLAGAATAAAGPVGFIGLVVPHIVRAVTGPDYRWILPYSALAGSVLILFADVVGRVIARPGELQVGIVLAFVGAPFFIVLISRRKVVSI
- a CDS encoding ABC transporter ATP-binding protein, which encodes MAVDGLSVGYGDSLIIDDLTTTIPGGAVTTVIGPNGCGKSTFLRAVCRLIPSRSGRVTLGGDDISSMRRRDLARRIGVLPQSPVAPEGLIVSDLVARGRHPHQSWIRQWSSTDEEEVLRALELTNVADLAERRVESLSGGQRQRVWISMVLAQHTDILFLDEPTTFLDLSHSIEILDLVADLRSALDRTVVMVLHDLNLAVRYSDHLIVMRDGAVVATGAPGDIITAELLKDVFDLDAVVVDDPVTGGPLIVPCAPRGRADAPGHAATAASTPDHAATATPGHAHAGPGRTP
- a CDS encoding siderophore-interacting protein, encoding MTTTPATAVRDLSLPTEPGRADTPVLPATVTAVTSPAASIRRLTLSSPAFRDLVLTGPDEYLGLLMPEPGRAVPPVDPTGTNLRAAVNALPAPDRPLLRWYSVRNLRRDTVAPDGSPTGEIDVDVLVHGDSGPGSRWALRARPGRRCAVSPAGGIWCRASTRQLLVADPTAVPALRSILEFTRDHHPAELADLHVVVLASGPADLEPGLRDEWEGSVGTLATVTGATVTEQAREVTTLLSGWAAAGHPATGAGYAWVCGEQGLCKDVRRVLVDTWGLAGADVRWVTYWILGRERP